The genomic DNA CCACCACGGCGCCCAGCCGCTCGGCGCCGTAGTGCGCGCCCAGGCCGCCGGTGAACAGGCCGTAGCCGTAGGCGTTCTGGATGATGTCGCCCCGGTCCAGGCCGCAGGCGGCGAAGGAGCGGACCATGACGCTCGCCCACACCCGCAGGTCCTCCTGCGTGTAGGCCACGACGATGGGCTTGCCCGTGGTGCCGCTCGAGGCGTGCAGGCGGACCACCTCGTTCATGGGGCTGGCGAAAAGGCCGAAGGGGTAGGTGTCGCGCAGGTCCGTCTTCACCGTGAAGGGAAGCTTCGCCGTGTCGGAAAGGTCGCGC from Candidatus Hydrogenedentota bacterium includes the following:
- a CDS encoding phenylacetate--CoA ligase, producing the protein MTEFWHDAGCKFHPVSAPDYLPVEQLRQLQLHRLRAVVRRAFENVALFRERMDGLGMTPDDVRDLSDTAKLPFTVKTDLRDTYPFGLFASPMNEVVRLHASSGTTGKPIVVAYTQEDLRVWASVMVRSFAACGLDRGDIIQNAYGYGLFTGGLGAHYGAERLGAVV